Within Elizabethkingia sp. JS20170427COW, the genomic segment ACATATGGTAATCTCTACCATTACTGGAGCTTTTGAGAAGTTCGACTCTGAAATTTCTAGCGAAAGCGATGATTTTTCCAATGCGCACTTTAGCTTTTCTGCGGAAATAGATTCTATCAACACTAAAAACATCGATAGAGACAACCACTTGAAGAGTGCAGACTTTTTTGATGCAGAGCATTTCCCTAGGCTTACTTTTTCTTCAGAAAAAGGTATTGAAGCAGGTAAAATTTCAGGAATATTGGAAATCTGCGGTGTACAAAAAGAAGTAACTCTAGATGTAGATTTCGGTGGAGTAATCAACGACCCTTTTGGAATGGTAAGGGCTGGATTTGAAATTAGCGGTCGTATCAACCGTAAAGATTTCGGTCTATCTTGGAGCCAACTTACCGAAGCAGGAGGCCTTATCGTAGGCGATGATATTAAAATTTCTGCAAATGTAGAATTTGTAAAACAATAACCCCCTTCACACTCACATGTCTTGACAATAAAGGCTACCTCATCATGAAGTAGCCTTTATATTTTATATTTTATATTTTTTGAATATTACTTCGCTTTTACCAAGCTTACTTCAAAAATAAGCCAAGCGTTAGGTGGGATAACCCCTCCAGCACCTCTTGCTCCGTATCCTAAATGTGGTGGGATTAGCAATGTTGCCTCTTCTCCTTCATTAAGAAGCATAATCCCTTCATCCCATCCTGGGATTACTCTACCAGTTCCTACTGGGAATTGGATAGGCTCTCCTCTTTTGAAAGAGTTATCGAACTCAGTACCATTGGTAAGTTTCCCCGCGTAGTGTACCGATACGGTGTTTCCTGCAGCTGGTTTTGCACCATCTGTTTTTTTAGTAATTTTATACATCAACCCACTTTCAGTAGTGGTCATCCCTTCTTTAAGAGCTTCAAGTGCTTTTTTAGCTTCTTCCTCTTTTTTAGCGATAAAGGCTTTGTTGTTTTCAGCTATTTTATCTTTCCCTTCTGCAAATACTTTTGCTGCATCGTATTTTTTATACTCGTCACCTTTGGTAAAGATGGTTACTTTTTCTAATACTACATCTGTCTTAGGTCTGTCTTGAGCTCCCTTTTCAACAGTAGCAATAGAATCGATAACGTTTTCACCTTTTACTACTTTCCCGAAAATAGTATGTCTGCCGTCTAACCACGGTGTTGCAACTTCAGTAATAAAAAACTGGGAACCATTAGTGTTAGGACCAGAATTCGCCATTGAAAGAATCCCTTTTCCTGTATGTTTAAGGTCATTTTTTTCATCATCGAATTTATAACCAGGATCTCCCATACCTGTACCTTTAGGATCTCCTCCTTGAATCATAAAATCTTTGATTACACGATGGAAAATTGTCCCATCATAGAAAGGTTGTCCTTTCTTTTTAGAAGAATTTTCTATTTTCCCTTCTGCTAAACCTACGAAGTTAGCAACTGTAACAGGCGATTCTTTATCGTTAAATTTAACAAGGATATCTCCTTTGGAGGTTTTTAAGTTTCCGTAAACTCCATCTTGCAATTGCTCGTAAGCTGCTTTTTCTAAGTTAATTTCTTTTAAATCCAAAGTTTTACAATTTAATAATGTTAATAATGATAGGCACAAAAATACGATTTTCTTCATAAATCAAGTGTATCTAGGGTTGGTTATAATTTTATTTCATTTTTAGTTTAATCATTAAAGGAACGTCGTTCTGTATATTTTTATTATCTCCGAAAGTTCCAAAAGCTAAAGTAGAGGGTACCAACAAAGTTGCAGATTCCCCAGGTTGTAAATATTTCACCGCGTGTTGTACCGCTTGTAAATCTCGATATTTTCCGACGATTACTCGGTGAAATACAAAAGGTTCTTCATAAACCTTACTAGGAGCAAAATCGTAAATTTCATAACTATAAGAAATTTCTGTCCTTTGCTCTTTTGCTATTCTTTCTCCAAAATCTTTTATATCTATCCAATATCCTAAAGAAGTGGGATAATAGGCTTGGTCTTGCTGACTAATCCATTCTTTAATCTGTTCTCTTTGCTTCTGATTCAAAATTTTAGTTCTCTCTTGTGAGATTTGCAAATCTTTCTCAGAAACCACCCCTCCTACAGGTTGATGAATTTCTGGAGTGCCACAAGCCATTAAGAGAAATGGAAAAATAATCTTAAACTTTTTCATAATTTTCAGACTGCTAAAATAGCAAAGTTTTGTCAATATCCTTCCCTTTATTTCTGTCTTATCCGAGTCGCCTTATGCCATATTTTTTCTAGAGGTCCTTGCGAGAAATGCTTACTCCATAGTTGACAACAATATAGCTGAATTAAAAAGATGATTCCTCCCACCAAAAGACTTGCTGTATATCCCAAATAAGGAGATAGGTGTAAACCTATTGGGAAATAAACAATAGCTCCAATGATGGATTGAGAAACATAGTTGGTAAGACTCATTTTCCCATAGATTTTTAGTTTTACCAAAATGCAATTCACAAAAGTAGAAGCGTAATAACTAATGACAAACGAAGAAACTATAACAAAAGTAAAGGCCAATTTTTGCCACATATTTAATACTGTTCCAATGCTAGCTTTTACCGCTTCATTAGGTGTAGAGTCCAACGAATTTACTTTTAATGGATAGAGCAGTCCAAAAAGCAAAGAGGAAACGATAAGGATTTTCACCCAAAATCTGGTATTGTATTCCGATGAGGTGAATACATTTTTCTTACTCAACCAAAATCCTAATATAAAAAGACCTATTGTTTGCACAAATCTTCCTGCATCTATTGCCCATAGTAAGCTTGCCTTCTGCCCTGTGGTAATATTAGTTTCTAAAAAATTCTGAAGATTACCAGACTCTACCGCTTTCTGTACGGTAGCATACAAACTTCCTACTTCTAATTTAGGAATTATAAAATCTGAATCGATAATGGTTCGAATAAAATAATAAATTTCTACTGGCTACATCAAACAAAATATAGCAACCCATAAAACAACGCGGTCTTTCAACTCGCATACAAAAGCCAGGGAAACTCCCGTAATGGCAAATAGCAATAACACATCTCCTCCAGGGAAAAAGGCTGCGTTAATACTTGCGAAAACAGCTAATAGTAATAATCTCCACAAAAATCGGAGGCGAAAATCCTTCCCTTTTCTTTTCTGATTGATGTACTGCACATAAAAAGTAAAGCCAAACAAAAGAGCAAAAATAGAATACGCTTTTCCAGCTATAAAAGAAAACACTAAACTAAATGTTACTGAATCTATTGTGGACAACCACTATGGTTGTTGCTGTACATCGGGGTAAACGGGATATAAAAAATGTTCTACACTATGGATGAGTACAATCAACATTACTGCAAATCCCCTCAATGCATCTACAATGTCAAGCCTTGGCAGCTTAATTTTCATTGGTTGGTCTTCAGTTCTTTCTTCGTTCATGGTTATATAGTTTTATTTTTATGCTGAATTTTAAAGATACAACAATAACGAGAATAACAATAAAGCCAAAAGCAATTCAATCTAACTTAAAAAAATAGATAACATTACCTACAGAGTCATATATTGCCCTGATTGTTTGATTAATCGCTGTCGGTATTTATTAAAAATTGCTTGCTTAGTGATAAAGCCTAAATACTTTTGTTCTTGATTAACAACTGGTAAATAAATAAGATTCTGCCTATCCATAATTTCCAAAACCTCCGCCATGGGAGTACGATCATTCACCCATTCTGAAAGAGGTTGAGTAAAATCTCCAAAAGTATGATTGTTTACTAATTCTTCAGGATTATAAATAGCTTCTAGCAATTGCTCTAAGGTAGCAATCCCTAGCAATCGGTTATCTTCATCTACGATAGCAAATAAGGATCTTTTAGAAAGGATAATCTTCGATTTCTGATCTAAAATAATATCTGAACTTTTAAACACAGGAAAATCGTCTTCTAAAACATGCTTCACTTTTATTCCCTTCAACAAGTTAAAATCTCTATTGGCCGTTACTTGAAAATCTCCCTCTACCAACAAATTCTTGGTATAGATAGAATATCCTCTTACCCCTTTATTAATAAAATAAGCAATTCCTGAAACCACCATCAAAGGGACGATTAAAGCGTAACCCCCTGTTATTTCAGCACTTAAAAACACACCCGTAAGCGGAGCATGCATTACCCCACTTACTGAAGCCGCCATCCCCACTACTATAAAATGAGTTACATTAAGATGTCCCCACCCTAGTTGGTTGACGCTATATGAAAAAATAAAACCCATAAGTCCACCAATGACCACGCTAGGTCCAAACATCCCTCCATTTCCGCCACTGCTTAGGGTAACTGCGCAGGCGATAGTCTTGATCCACAAAGTCAACAGAGCATACACTACAATTGCCCATGTTACATTTTGATATTTAACAAACAAGCTATCTCCTAAAAGTGATGAAAAATTGCCGTCCATCAACTTTTGAATATTCATATAACCTTCTCCGTATAAAGCCGGGAAAAGAGCTATTAAAACTCCTAAGCTTATCCCTCCTATCAAAGCTTTTAGATAAATATTTTTTATATTTCCGAAAAATTTATGAATCCTCTCATTGGTATAACCATAATATACGGTATAAAACCCAGCCAATACAGCAAAAACTACATAATACCAAAAGTTTTGCATTGCCCAAGCCTTTGATATATTTACAAAAAGAGGCTGGTTGTACAATAAGTGTGAAACTACCGATGCTACTGCAGAAGAAATTAAAAGTGGTGTAACAGCAGGTAATGAAAATGTAGGTAGTAAAACTTCTATAGCGAAAATCATCCCAGCAATAGGACTATCGAATGCTCCGGAAATCCCTGCCGCTCCCCCACAAGCCAAGAGCAATGTTGTTTCCCTGTAGTTCAGTCCAAATAATCTTCCTAATGTAGTTCCCAAAGTAGCTCCACTAGAAACGGCTGGTGACTCCAACCCTGCCGAGCCCCCCATCCCTACAGTTAATGCACTGGTGATAATT encodes:
- a CDS encoding YceI family protein, which translates into the protein MSTKWTIDPSHSEIQFKVKHMVISTITGAFEKFDSEISSESDDFSNAHFSFSAEIDSINTKNIDRDNHLKSADFFDAEHFPRLTFSSEKGIEAGKISGILEICGVQKEVTLDVDFGGVINDPFGMVRAGFEISGRINRKDFGLSWSQLTEAGGLIVGDDIKISANVEFVKQ
- a CDS encoding peptidylprolyl isomerase, encoding MKKIVFLCLSLLTLLNCKTLDLKEINLEKAAYEQLQDGVYGNLKTSKGDILVKFNDKESPVTVANFVGLAEGKIENSSKKKGQPFYDGTIFHRVIKDFMIQGGDPKGTGMGDPGYKFDDEKNDLKHTGKGILSMANSGPNTNGSQFFITEVATPWLDGRHTIFGKVVKGENVIDSIATVEKGAQDRPKTDVVLEKVTIFTKGDEYKKYDAAKVFAEGKDKIAENNKAFIAKKEEEAKKALEALKEGMTTTESGLMYKITKKTDGAKPAAGNTVSVHYAGKLTNGTEFDNSFKRGEPIQFPVGTGRVIPGWDEGIMLLNEGEEATLLIPPHLGYGARGAGGVIPPNAWLIFEVSLVKAK
- a CDS encoding DUF418 domain-containing protein; the encoded protein is MYATVQKAVESGNLQNFLETNITTGQKASLLWAIDAGRFVQTIGLFILGFWLSKKNVFTSSEYNTRFWVKILIVSSLLFGLLYPLKVNSLDSTPNEAVKASIGTVLNMWQKLAFTFVIVSSFVISYYASTFVNCILVKLKIYGKMSLTNYVSQSIIGAIVYFPIGLHLSPYLGYTASLLVGGIIFLIQLYCCQLWSKHFSQGPLEKIWHKATRIRQK
- a CDS encoding DUF1624 domain-containing protein, with translation MNEERTEDQPMKIKLPRLDIVDALRGFAVMLIVLIHSVEHFLYPVYPDVQQQP
- a CDS encoding chloride channel protein, which encodes MFEKLLYHIVALNLWRKKHLSQNTFIIIVAALVGALGGLVSSVLKKLTHLVAHAVQSEAVGQNKFYFYLFLPTLGLVTTVLYVRFFIRKHQFRSGIAPILEKIRKGKSRLDIHNTYSQIITSALTVGMGGSAGLESPAVSSGATLGTTLGRLFGLNYRETTLLLACGGAAGISGAFDSPIAGMIFAIEVLLPTFSLPAVTPLLISSAVASVVSHLLYNQPLFVNISKAWAMQNFWYYVVFAVLAGFYTVYYGYTNERIHKFFGNIKNIYLKALIGGISLGVLIALFPALYGEGYMNIQKLMDGNFSSLLGDSLFVKYQNVTWAIVVYALLTLWIKTIACAVTLSSGGNGGMFGPSVVIGGLMGFIFSYSVNQLGWGHLNVTHFIVVGMAASVSGVMHAPLTGVFLSAEITGGYALIVPLMVVSGIAYFINKGVRGYSIYTKNLLVEGDFQVTANRDFNLLKGIKVKHVLEDDFPVFKSSDIILDQKSKIILSKRSLFAIVDEDNRLLGIATLEQLLEAIYNPEELVNNHTFGDFTQPLSEWVNDRTPMAEVLEIMDRQNLIYLPVVNQEQKYLGFITKQAIFNKYRQRLIKQSGQYMTL